GTCGATATAATCAGTGTCACGCAGCAAACGGAGCCAGTAAAGGGTTTCCCGGGCCTCTTTATAACTGATGCCACACTTGGCTATGAAATCCTTGCGGGAAAGGCCACCCAAGGCTTCTTCCAAATTGGCCCCTATAGAAGTCCCGCTGCGGCGTATCTGGTCGGCTAGTTGAAATGGCTGCTTTTCCTGATCAAAAATTGACTAAGCTTTACAATAAGCACCGCAAAAGAATAGCTCTTTTGCAGAATGACGTTGTCCTGCTTCATGCGCTGCCTGTCAATTTTTAATTGCTAATTCTTAATTATTAATTAAAACACCATCGCCGGGCTTCAGCTGCAAAATACCCGTTCGGATAACAGTGTCGCCTACGGCCAGGCCGTCGGTTATCTGAATCACTTTTTCGGAACGA
The Hymenobacter sp. DG25B genome window above contains:
- a CDS encoding four helix bundle protein codes for the protein MFDQEKQPFQLADQIRRSGTSIGANLEEALGGLSRKDFIAKCGISYKEARETLYWLRLLRDTDYIDATQADSY